From the genome of Candidatus Polarisedimenticolia bacterium, one region includes:
- the rodA gene encoding rod shape-determining protein RodA: protein MLERRSIHNIDWLLAFSVLAIAAIGAGMVYSATVGGPLSGLAGKQAVYLLIGLLALVLAVSIDYHTLSELSPILYGTSVVLLIYLLFFGRAIANTRGWLELGPVNFQPAEMAKVTTLLALSSFMSRRRTAELGFSNMTSILAIVGLPVLLIARQPDLGTALTFLPLIAVAAFLGGIRVRTIAILVLIPILALPLLWNHYLQAYQKVRVLTFLDPARDPKGAGYQVLQSKIAVGSGGLVGKGFLEGTQGQLNFLPAQHTDFIFALLAEERGFLGSMIVLSLYFVVIYRCIAIARSARDRLGVFLAMGMVALFACQVLINIGVVVGLMPTTGVPLPLMSYGGSSLISSLAGMGLVLNVWMRRLVN, encoded by the coding sequence TTGCTCGAACGGCGCAGCATCCATAACATCGACTGGCTTCTGGCATTCTCCGTGCTGGCGATCGCGGCCATCGGAGCGGGAATGGTCTACTCCGCCACCGTCGGTGGGCCTCTCTCCGGCCTCGCGGGCAAGCAGGCGGTGTATCTGCTGATCGGACTCCTGGCGCTCGTTCTGGCGGTTTCGATCGACTACCATACGCTCTCCGAGCTAAGTCCCATTCTTTACGGGACCAGCGTGGTCCTGCTGATCTACCTGCTCTTCTTCGGGCGGGCGATCGCCAACACCCGGGGATGGCTCGAGCTCGGGCCCGTAAACTTTCAGCCGGCCGAGATGGCGAAGGTGACGACGCTGCTGGCGCTGTCCAGCTTCATGAGCCGCCGGAGGACCGCGGAGCTCGGTTTCTCCAACATGACCTCGATCCTGGCCATCGTCGGCCTTCCGGTCCTCCTCATCGCGCGCCAGCCCGATCTGGGAACGGCGCTGACGTTTCTTCCCCTGATTGCCGTGGCGGCGTTTCTGGGGGGAATCCGGGTCCGCACCATTGCCATTCTCGTCCTGATCCCGATCCTGGCGCTCCCCCTGCTGTGGAATCACTACCTCCAGGCCTACCAGAAGGTCCGCGTGCTGACCTTTCTCGATCCGGCGCGCGATCCCAAGGGGGCCGGATACCAGGTGCTCCAGTCGAAGATCGCCGTCGGTTCCGGAGGCCTGGTGGGCAAAGGCTTCCTGGAGGGGACCCAGGGACAGCTCAACTTCCTTCCGGCGCAGCACACCGACTTTATCTTCGCCCTGCTGGCCGAGGAGCGCGGGTTCCTCGGCTCGATGATTGTCTTGTCTCTCTACTTCGTAGTAATCTACCGCTGCATCGCCATCGCCCGCTCCGCCCGGGATCGCCTGGGGGTCTTCCTCGCGATGGGAATGGTGGCGCTCTTTGCCTGCCAGGTTCTCATCAACATCGGGGTCGTCGTGGGTCTCATGCCGACGACGGGAGTGCCGCTTCCGCTGATGAGCTACGGCGGATCCTCCCTGATCAGCAGCCTCGCCGGGATGGGGCTCGTGCTGAACGTCTGGATGAGGCGCCTGGTCAACTGA
- the mrdA gene encoding penicillin-binding protein 2, producing the protein MPWDYRSSKDFKDFYEERRLHRRITFIFVLLAGLFLSYLSNLWYLQVVNGENYRRLADNNRLRQVVLNPLRGTILDRAGRPIVRNRLSFNVLLDREKVIDREGIIRTLSRVLNLPEETIRDRIARYKNRPVFEPVIVKEDVDLSEAAYLESRRLELPEISVAVEPKRSYEQGELAAHALGYVGEISETQLSKPRYAGFQLGDVVGKAGLESFYDGDLTGQKGWKQMIVNSLGREIRELPVGRRPVSGNSLRLTIDLDLQRELEEAFADKGGSAVFLDPDSGEILALVSRPAFDPNIFARRFSAAEWGSLINSPAHPLQNRAIQSKFAPGSVFKIVLAVAALESGKAGPGRTDSCPGYAYIYGRKFLCHQEGGHGTIAMVEAIKKSCNVYFYHLGRDLGIGLISQWAHNLGFGSRTGIDLLHEEAGTVPDEEWKRRTRKEPWYPGETISVSIGQGALEVTPIQMASFAAAIGNGGVFYRPFLLKSREVRDGVEEAERAGEVVRRIHLKPSTLQVVKQAMWEVVNQGGTGTRAMIPGKDVCGKTGTAQVVKASAGVKSEKLAESIRDNAWFVGFAPRDRPRIAFAVFVERGGHGGEAAAPIAQRVMLKFFEKQEHHEEPAQIARTAQHP; encoded by the coding sequence GTGCCCTGGGACTACCGCAGCAGCAAGGACTTCAAGGATTTCTACGAAGAGCGGCGCCTGCATCGGCGGATCACCTTCATCTTCGTCCTGCTCGCGGGCCTTTTTCTCTCCTACCTTTCCAACCTCTGGTACCTGCAGGTGGTCAACGGGGAGAACTACCGCAGGCTGGCCGACAACAACCGGCTGCGCCAGGTCGTGCTCAATCCTCTCCGGGGGACGATCCTGGATCGGGCCGGCCGGCCCATCGTCCGCAACCGGCTCTCCTTCAACGTCCTGCTCGATCGGGAGAAGGTGATCGACCGGGAGGGCATCATCCGCACGCTCTCTCGGGTGCTGAACCTTCCCGAGGAGACGATCCGGGACCGGATCGCGCGCTACAAGAACCGCCCCGTCTTCGAGCCCGTCATCGTCAAGGAGGACGTTGATCTCTCGGAGGCGGCGTACCTGGAATCCCGCCGTCTGGAGCTCCCGGAGATCTCCGTGGCCGTCGAGCCGAAGCGGAGCTACGAGCAAGGGGAGCTGGCCGCCCACGCGCTGGGTTACGTAGGGGAGATTTCGGAAACCCAGCTCTCGAAGCCGCGCTACGCTGGGTTCCAGCTCGGGGACGTGGTGGGAAAGGCCGGCCTCGAAAGCTTCTACGACGGCGATCTCACGGGCCAGAAAGGCTGGAAGCAGATGATTGTGAACAGCCTGGGCCGGGAAATCCGCGAGCTCCCGGTGGGACGAAGACCGGTCTCCGGAAACTCCCTGCGCCTCACGATCGACCTCGACCTTCAACGGGAGCTGGAGGAGGCTTTCGCCGACAAGGGCGGATCCGCCGTATTCCTGGATCCCGACTCGGGGGAGATTCTGGCGCTGGTAAGCCGGCCGGCGTTCGATCCGAATATTTTCGCCCGGCGCTTCTCGGCCGCGGAGTGGGGGAGCCTGATCAACTCCCCGGCGCATCCCTTGCAGAACCGGGCCATCCAGAGCAAGTTCGCCCCGGGATCGGTCTTCAAGATCGTGCTGGCGGTCGCGGCGCTGGAGTCGGGCAAGGCCGGTCCAGGCCGCACCGATTCGTGCCCCGGTTACGCCTACATCTACGGCCGGAAATTTCTCTGCCACCAGGAGGGCGGCCATGGCACCATCGCCATGGTGGAGGCGATCAAGAAGTCCTGCAACGTCTATTTCTATCACCTCGGCCGGGATCTCGGGATCGGGTTGATCTCGCAGTGGGCCCACAACCTGGGCTTCGGATCGCGGACGGGCATCGACCTGCTCCACGAGGAGGCCGGCACCGTTCCGGACGAGGAATGGAAGCGCCGCACCCGGAAGGAGCCCTGGTATCCCGGGGAAACGATTTCCGTGTCGATTGGCCAGGGAGCGCTTGAAGTCACTCCGATTCAGATGGCGAGCTTTGCGGCCGCCATCGGCAACGGCGGGGTGTTCTACCGGCCCTTCCTGCTGAAGAGCCGGGAAGTGCGCGACGGAGTGGAGGAGGCGGAGCGCGCGGGAGAAGTCGTGCGCCGCATCCATCTCAAGCCCTCGACGTTGCAGGTGGTCAAGCAGGCGATGTGGGAAGTGGTGAATCAAGGGGGGACGGGGACCCGGGCCATGATTCCGGGCAAGGATGTCTGCGGCAAGACCGGCACTGCGCAGGTCGTGAAGGCCTCCGCCGGGGTAAAGAGCGAGAAGCTGGCGGAGTCGATCCGCGACAACGCCTGGTTCGTGGGCTTCGCTCCGCGAGACCGGCCCCGCATCGCGTTCGCGGTGTTTGTGGAGCGGGGAGGCCACGGCGGGGAGGCCGCGGCCCCGATCGCCCAACGCGTCATGCTGAAGTTCTTCGAAAAACAGGAACATCACGAGGAGCCCGCCCAGATTGCTCGAACGGCGCAGCATCCATAA
- a CDS encoding acyl-CoA thioesterase, with amino-acid sequence MTDTLEGKPASASRVTMTELVIPEDTNPQGNIFGGRVMALIDKAAAIVGMRHCKTQIATASVDGLTFHSPVRLGSIVILEGRIHNVFRSSMEIGVRVESEDPFTGKRRHTTTAFVTVVAIDPRGVPIPAPPLLLETDEDLRLAQEASERRAYRLRNRPSM; translated from the coding sequence ATGACCGACACGCTGGAGGGCAAACCGGCTTCGGCTTCGCGGGTGACCATGACCGAGCTGGTCATCCCCGAGGACACGAATCCTCAGGGGAACATCTTCGGCGGCCGTGTGATGGCCCTGATTGACAAGGCGGCAGCCATCGTCGGAATGCGGCACTGCAAGACCCAGATTGCCACCGCGTCGGTCGACGGCCTGACCTTCCACTCCCCCGTGCGCCTCGGGAGCATCGTCATCCTCGAAGGCAGGATCCACAACGTCTTCCGATCCTCGATGGAAATCGGAGTCCGAGTGGAATCCGAGGATCCTTTCACCGGGAAGCGGCGACACACGACCACGGCCTTCGTCACCGTCGTGGCCATCGATCCTCGGGGAGTCCCGATCCCCGCTCCCCCTCTCCTTCTTGAGACCGACGAGGACCTCCGTCTGGCGCAGGAGGCATCCGAGCGCCGCGCCTATCGGCTCCGGAACCGCCCTTCAATGTAG
- a CDS encoding FMN-binding protein, producing the protein MSRSTRLLAALATLLHLLAADSAAGKVYLTQTEALATAFPAPAKSERRSLFLDDAQAARVERESGQKLASRLVIYYVGTAAGGAAGYAYFDTHLVRTLPETIMVLVKPDGAVGKILVLSFAEPEDYLPRGAWLGQFPGRSLDPDLALRRGLRNLTGASLTAEAITAACRRILAIHRIVRAGPP; encoded by the coding sequence ATGTCCCGATCGACGCGCTTGCTTGCCGCGCTGGCGACCCTGCTTCACCTCCTGGCGGCGGATTCCGCCGCGGGCAAGGTCTATCTCACCCAGACGGAGGCGCTCGCGACGGCGTTTCCCGCTCCTGCCAAGAGCGAGCGGCGGAGCCTGTTCCTGGATGACGCCCAGGCGGCCCGCGTGGAGCGGGAATCGGGGCAGAAACTCGCTTCCCGGCTGGTCATCTATTATGTCGGGACGGCGGCAGGCGGAGCCGCCGGCTACGCTTATTTCGACACGCACCTGGTGCGGACGCTTCCGGAGACGATCATGGTCCTGGTGAAGCCCGACGGGGCCGTCGGGAAGATCCTGGTGCTCTCGTTCGCGGAGCCGGAGGACTATCTGCCCCGCGGCGCCTGGCTCGGGCAGTTTCCGGGGCGGAGCCTCGACCCCGACCTGGCGCTCCGGCGAGGCCTACGCAACCTGACCGGAGCCTCCCTCACCGCCGAGGCGATCACCGCGGCGTGCCGCCGAATTCTCGCGATTCACCGGATCGTCCGGGCCGGGCCTCCATGA
- a CDS encoding TIGR03960 family B12-binding radical SAM protein, which translates to MSRYTEAIEAILPKVQRPTRYIGGEWNAVLKDPSGVDVRLALAFPDSYEIGMSHLGLRILYALLNSRPGIWAERVFCPWIDMEAELRAGRIPLTTLESETPLSEFDIVGFSLQYELNYSNILTMMDLGGIPFFSADRREGDPLIIGGGSMAFNPEPLADFFDCILIGDGEDLILDFVEKFRRLRRDGASRREMLRGLAAVEGVYVPSLYDTRPDPKTGFLLPQPTAPAPFPVKRRILFDIDRYPFPDDVVVPFSEIVHDRVSVEIMRGCTVGCRFCQAGIIYRPVRERSPESIKAVLEKSLRRTGFDEASLTSLNSGEYGGVADLISDLMDGFQEDRTSLSLSSLRPSSLNERIAEQIRRVRKTGFTMAPEAGTQRLRDVINKGTSERDILFGAENAFRQGWEVLKLYFMIGLPTETDADIQGILELTHRILRLGRQYAKRAARITLSASSFIPKPHTPFQWLPMERMEALREKQSRIRSGVRGSAIQFKWHDVEISWLEGIFAKGDRTLGRTLLRAWERGCRYDGWTEHFRYRDWVEALSETGVDPERFLYQRLEVGSRHTWDHIDSGVSERYLAKELTMSLTSVPTDTCGIDKCYGCGSFARQCVSGELVPGTMGELCQIERPASLPPPPPSPRHRYRARYHKLGRMRFLSHLELSRTMMRAFRRAGISLAHTEGFHPMPRLAYASALAVGVESTGEYLDFETVEPVDPAAVAPRINGCLPAGLGLDQVEEVEAGSRSLGDLVNAARYAVRLRQPPPGRSLREDLAERIQASPRRLITRDRKGRTEELDILPSIVRIDADEQGEIEMILRLGETGSARPDDVIRGLYGPEASAERIFRRDLLVLRESGLVTPMECRRQEVPEPLPPSAA; encoded by the coding sequence GTGAGCCGCTACACCGAGGCCATCGAAGCGATCCTTCCAAAGGTCCAACGGCCCACGCGCTACATCGGCGGCGAGTGGAACGCCGTCCTCAAAGATCCCTCCGGCGTCGACGTCCGCCTGGCGCTCGCCTTCCCCGACAGCTACGAAATCGGCATGTCGCACCTCGGGCTCCGGATACTCTATGCGCTGCTGAATTCCCGGCCCGGGATTTGGGCCGAGCGCGTCTTCTGCCCGTGGATCGACATGGAGGCCGAGCTTCGCGCCGGCCGAATTCCCCTGACGACGCTGGAAAGCGAGACCCCTCTGTCGGAATTCGACATCGTCGGGTTCTCCCTTCAATACGAGCTCAACTACTCGAACATCCTGACGATGATGGACCTCGGGGGCATCCCGTTCTTCTCGGCGGACCGGCGCGAAGGCGATCCCTTGATCATCGGGGGCGGCTCCATGGCGTTCAACCCGGAGCCGCTCGCCGATTTCTTCGACTGCATTCTCATCGGCGACGGCGAGGACCTGATTCTCGACTTCGTCGAGAAGTTCAGGCGTCTGCGCCGGGACGGCGCCTCACGTCGCGAGATGCTGCGGGGGCTGGCGGCGGTGGAGGGAGTCTACGTGCCCTCGCTGTACGACACGCGGCCCGATCCGAAGACGGGCTTCCTGCTGCCGCAGCCGACCGCGCCGGCTCCGTTCCCCGTGAAACGCCGAATCCTCTTCGACATCGATCGTTACCCCTTTCCCGACGACGTCGTGGTGCCTTTCAGCGAAATCGTGCACGATCGTGTTTCAGTGGAAATCATGCGCGGCTGCACGGTCGGCTGCCGCTTCTGCCAGGCCGGCATCATCTACCGCCCGGTGCGCGAGCGCTCGCCGGAGTCGATCAAGGCGGTCTTGGAGAAGAGCTTGCGGAGGACCGGTTTCGACGAGGCTTCCCTGACCTCCTTGAACTCGGGCGAATACGGGGGGGTGGCGGATCTGATCTCGGATCTCATGGACGGCTTCCAGGAAGATCGGACTTCGCTCTCCCTCTCCTCCCTGCGTCCCTCCAGCCTCAACGAGCGAATCGCCGAGCAGATACGGCGCGTGCGCAAGACCGGGTTCACCATGGCCCCGGAGGCGGGCACCCAGCGGCTGCGGGACGTCATCAACAAGGGAACGAGCGAGCGCGACATCCTGTTCGGCGCGGAGAACGCTTTCCGCCAGGGATGGGAGGTTCTGAAGCTCTACTTCATGATTGGGCTGCCGACGGAGACCGACGCCGACATCCAGGGAATTCTCGAGCTGACCCATCGGATTCTCCGCCTCGGCCGGCAGTACGCGAAGCGGGCTGCACGCATCACCCTGTCGGCCTCCTCGTTCATTCCGAAGCCGCACACCCCGTTCCAGTGGCTCCCGATGGAGCGCATGGAAGCGCTGCGCGAGAAACAGTCCCGGATCCGGAGCGGCGTGCGCGGATCGGCGATTCAATTCAAATGGCACGACGTGGAGATTTCGTGGCTGGAGGGGATCTTCGCGAAAGGGGACCGGACGCTGGGACGGACGCTCCTCCGGGCCTGGGAGCGCGGGTGCCGCTACGACGGGTGGACCGAGCACTTTCGCTACCGCGATTGGGTCGAGGCGTTGTCGGAGACGGGCGTGGATCCGGAGCGCTTCTTGTATCAGAGACTGGAGGTCGGCTCGCGGCACACCTGGGATCACATCGACTCGGGAGTCTCCGAGCGCTACCTGGCCAAGGAACTCACGATGAGCCTGACGTCCGTGCCGACCGACACCTGCGGGATCGACAAGTGCTACGGGTGCGGCTCTTTCGCGCGGCAGTGCGTTTCCGGAGAGCTCGTTCCCGGGACGATGGGGGAGCTGTGCCAGATCGAGCGACCGGCGTCGCTGCCTCCGCCCCCGCCGAGCCCGCGCCATCGCTACCGGGCGCGATACCACAAACTGGGACGGATGAGGTTCCTCTCCCACCTGGAGCTGTCCCGGACCATGATGCGGGCCTTCCGTCGTGCCGGCATCTCCCTGGCTCACACCGAAGGATTCCATCCCATGCCGCGGCTCGCTTACGCGTCGGCGCTGGCGGTCGGGGTCGAATCCACCGGGGAGTATCTCGATTTCGAGACGGTGGAGCCCGTCGACCCCGCCGCGGTCGCCCCGCGGATCAACGGCTGCCTGCCCGCGGGGCTGGGGCTGGATCAAGTGGAAGAGGTCGAGGCCGGATCGCGCTCCTTGGGAGACCTGGTGAACGCGGCGCGGTACGCGGTGCGCCTCCGGCAGCCGCCGCCGGGACGCTCCCTTCGCGAGGATCTGGCGGAAAGGATTCAAGCCTCGCCCAGAAGGTTGATCACCCGGGACCGCAAAGGCCGGACGGAAGAGCTGGACATCCTGCCCTCGATCGTCCGGATCGACGCCGACGAGCAGGGGGAGATCGAGATGATCCTGCGCCTGGGCGAGACCGGCTCGGCGCGTCCCGACGACGTGATCCGCGGGCTGTACGGACCGGAGGCCTCGGCGGAGAGAATATTCCGCAGGGATCTCCTCGTTCTCCGGGAGTCCGGCCTGGTGACGCCCATGGAGTGCCGGCGGCAGGAGGTTCCCGAACCGCTCCCCCCTTCGGCCGCCTAG
- a CDS encoding Rne/Rng family ribonuclease, giving the protein MKHELIINAGPQETRIALLEDGLPVEVFLERSSAPSILGNVYKGRVSNVLPGMQSAFVDLGLDRDAFLYVTDLLPSEQAPGDPEPGSAEGERPGGRASRRGPAIESLLQAGQEILVQVTKEALGSKGPRVSTQIALPGRLLVFLPAGTCRSVSRRITSDEEGGRLVELVKNLPGTGGFIARTAAAGIDSAALEREARQLRLYWEDLRRSAEAAPVPSCLHRQAGLVLKILRDLASSDLERIVVDDDATLRRCREWVEELLPVTGPAVQSHGGTEEIFEAFGIERELEKALRRRVWLPSGGFLFIQPTEALVAIDVNTGKFVGERRFEETALKTNLEAAREAVRQIRLRDLGGILVIDFIDLEEEESRRALAGALEEALKSDRARSRMLQMSDFGLVQITRQRLRKGLEGLLCRSCPTCRGTGRVKNAETVRFQIQRELKKMVPLLERGIVIRAHPEVAGLMDADRALLSRATGLSPAHEVRIEAVAGFHPEEFEIRGA; this is encoded by the coding sequence GTGAAACACGAATTGATCATCAACGCCGGCCCCCAGGAGACGCGCATCGCGCTTCTCGAGGACGGCCTGCCCGTCGAGGTTTTCCTCGAGCGCTCGAGCGCTCCCTCCATCCTCGGGAACGTCTACAAGGGACGCGTCAGCAACGTCCTGCCCGGGATGCAATCGGCGTTCGTGGATCTGGGTCTGGACCGGGACGCTTTCCTCTACGTCACCGATCTGCTCCCCTCGGAGCAAGCGCCGGGAGATCCAGAGCCGGGTTCGGCGGAGGGGGAGCGCCCGGGCGGACGCGCCTCGCGGCGGGGGCCCGCGATCGAGAGTCTCCTGCAGGCCGGGCAGGAAATCCTGGTCCAGGTCACCAAAGAGGCGCTCGGCAGCAAGGGTCCCCGGGTGAGCACCCAGATCGCCCTTCCCGGCCGGCTCCTCGTGTTCCTTCCCGCGGGCACCTGCCGCTCCGTCTCGCGGCGGATCACCTCAGACGAAGAGGGCGGGCGCCTGGTGGAGCTCGTCAAAAACCTCCCAGGGACGGGCGGCTTCATCGCCAGGACGGCGGCCGCGGGGATCGATTCGGCCGCCCTGGAGCGCGAAGCACGGCAGCTCCGTCTCTACTGGGAGGATCTGCGCCGGAGCGCGGAGGCGGCGCCCGTTCCCTCCTGCCTCCACCGGCAGGCCGGCCTGGTTCTCAAGATTCTGCGCGATCTCGCTTCGTCCGACCTGGAGCGCATCGTCGTGGACGACGACGCCACCCTCCGGCGCTGCCGGGAGTGGGTGGAGGAGCTTCTTCCGGTCACGGGCCCCGCGGTCCAGAGCCATGGGGGAACGGAGGAGATCTTCGAAGCGTTCGGGATCGAGCGGGAGCTGGAGAAGGCCTTGAGACGCCGCGTCTGGCTTCCCTCGGGAGGCTTCCTGTTCATCCAGCCCACCGAAGCCCTTGTGGCGATCGACGTGAACACCGGCAAGTTCGTGGGGGAGCGTCGGTTCGAGGAGACCGCCTTGAAGACCAACCTCGAAGCGGCTCGGGAAGCGGTCCGGCAGATTCGGCTGCGCGATCTCGGGGGAATCCTGGTCATCGACTTCATCGATCTCGAGGAGGAGGAAAGCCGGCGAGCGCTCGCCGGTGCTCTCGAGGAAGCGCTCAAGTCGGATCGGGCGCGGAGCAGGATGTTGCAGATGAGCGACTTCGGACTCGTGCAGATCACCCGCCAGCGGCTCAGAAAGGGTCTCGAGGGCCTCTTGTGCCGCTCCTGTCCCACCTGCCGCGGGACGGGGCGGGTGAAGAACGCGGAGACCGTGCGATTTCAGATCCAGCGCGAGTTGAAAAAGATGGTTCCGCTGTTGGAGCGGGGCATCGTGATTCGCGCCCATCCGGAGGTCGCCGGCTTGATGGACGCGGACCGGGCTCTCCTGAGCCGCGCGACCGGGCTTAGCCCGGCCCATGAGGTGCGCATCGAGGCGGTGGCGGGGTTTCACCCGGAGGAGTTCGAAATCCGCGGCGCCTAA
- a CDS encoding FAD:protein FMN transferase, whose product MRGTAAAALVALLTSWAIAGASPPKKPPSSLVRARFLMGTVFRFEASEGIPAAARAAALESALDEVDRLERILSNWRSESELSRLNRSARRRATRVSADLFEAVERALYWARETEGAFDPTVEPLTRRFRHTPSQGSPASSADWRAGHGNWRDVSLNRRSRTIRFRRGVQGLDLGGIAKGFALDRAAAVLRRQGMNAFLLDAGGQVLAAGAPAGMRGWPVAVADPARRDRPFLPLLVTDVSAATSGNAERPGEIVDPVTGATLRWKGSATAVAPDATSADALSTALFVLGSERGTRWARRRHDVAAVFLDPGDRGPTRISGTVSETEARNRPIEFFSTTDHQGRIRHVSFR is encoded by the coding sequence TTGAGGGGGACCGCTGCCGCGGCGCTGGTCGCGCTCCTGACTTCGTGGGCGATCGCCGGAGCGTCACCTCCGAAAAAACCTCCCTCTTCCCTAGTGCGGGCACGGTTCCTGATGGGAACCGTTTTCCGGTTCGAAGCGTCTGAGGGAATCCCGGCCGCAGCGCGCGCGGCAGCGCTCGAGTCGGCGCTGGACGAAGTGGATCGCCTCGAGCGGATTCTGAGCAATTGGCGGAGCGAGAGCGAGCTCTCGCGCCTGAATCGAAGCGCGCGGCGAAGGGCGACGCGCGTCTCGGCCGATCTCTTCGAAGCGGTCGAGCGCGCCTTGTACTGGGCGCGCGAAACCGAGGGGGCCTTCGATCCCACGGTCGAGCCTCTGACGCGCCGATTCAGACACACGCCTTCCCAGGGGAGCCCGGCCTCTTCGGCCGACTGGCGCGCGGGGCACGGGAATTGGCGAGACGTCTCGCTGAACCGGCGCTCCCGCACGATTCGCTTTCGCCGCGGCGTCCAGGGATTGGACCTGGGAGGGATCGCCAAGGGATTCGCTCTGGATCGGGCGGCGGCGGTTCTTCGCCGGCAGGGGATGAATGCCTTCTTGCTGGACGCCGGAGGTCAGGTCCTGGCGGCGGGCGCGCCGGCGGGGATGCGGGGATGGCCCGTGGCGGTGGCCGATCCCGCGCGCCGGGACAGGCCATTCCTGCCGCTGCTGGTGACCGATGTCTCCGCCGCCACTTCCGGCAATGCGGAGAGGCCGGGGGAGATCGTCGATCCGGTCACGGGCGCGACGCTTCGCTGGAAGGGAAGCGCGACCGCGGTGGCGCCCGACGCGACTTCCGCCGACGCTCTATCCACCGCCCTCTTCGTCCTGGGATCGGAGCGAGGAACGCGGTGGGCCCGGCGACGCCACGACGTGGCGGCGGTTTTCTTGGATCCGGGAGATCGCGGACCAACGAGGATTTCCGGGACCGTGTCGGAGACGGAGGCCCGGAACCGGCCGATCGAGTTCTTCTCAACGACCGATCACCAGGGGAGGATCCGGCATGTTTCGTTCCGGTAG